The following DNA comes from Streptomyces pristinaespiralis.
GGGGATCGACGCGCCGGCGCGGTCCGCGGCCGGCACGGGTTGCAGCGGAAGCCGCAGGACGAGCAGCGCTGCCCCGGCGGCCAGCGCGCAGAGCACTCCGACGGTGGCCTGCGCCGACACGGCGGTGGCCACGGCTCCCACCACGGAGTTCCCCACGCTGCTGCTGACGGCGTAGGTGAGCGAGTCCCCGGACTGGGCACGCCGCTGCGCCGCAACCGTCTCCGGTACGAGGCTGCCGAGCCAGCTGCTCAGGCCGCCCGTGAAGATCGGCCCCAGGAAGCCCGCGACGGCCAGGGCACAGGCGGCCGGGACGATGTCGCCCCGCTGGACGAGCAGCCCCGCGCCGCCGAACAGTACGGCGAAGAGGGCGAAGGAACCGGCGAGCGCGACGCGCGGCGACCTCACCGACGACATCACCCGGGCCGACAGCGGACCGAACATGTGGGGCACGGTGATGCACGCCGCCAGCAGCGCCGACGCCGCCACTCCGTCGGTCTTCTGGGCGAGCAGCACGACGGCCGCGGCCGAGCCGGCGTCCGCCGTGCGGATCGCGAGGGCGGAGCTGTAGTAGGCGGCGACGGCCCCGCGGGGTGACGGTGCGCGCGCGGCGGTGTCCGCGGCCTGGGTCATGTCAGAGCCTTTCTGCGCGGGTACGGCCGGACATGGCGGACCGGACGGACGTGGCGGGCGTCGGGGACCCGGCGGGCCTCGCGGGCACCGTCGGGGCGGCGGGACGTCAGGCGGCGGAGACGGGGACGAGCAGCCGGTGCTGGGCACACCAGCGGGACAGTTCGTCGAAGGTCTTGCGCTCGTCCTCGTCGCCCTGGAACCCGACGACGAACTGCTGGATCGCGTCGATGCTCGAGGTCGCGCCGCCGTGCGGCTGCCCCATCCGGCCGGTGACGTTGTACTCGAGCACGCCGGGCAGGTCGCACCGGTCCGGGAGACCGAGGAGCCGGCCCTCGGGCGAGGACTCCAGGTACCAGCCGTAACGGCCCGCGGGCTGTGCGGGGAGCTCCGGCAGGACCTCACCGGCGAG
Coding sequences within:
- a CDS encoding MFS transporter: MTQAADTAARAPSPRGAVAAYYSSALAIRTADAGSAAAVVLLAQKTDGVAASALLAACITVPHMFGPLSARVMSSVRSPRVALAGSFALFAVLFGGAGLLVQRGDIVPAACALAVAGFLGPIFTGGLSSWLGSLVPETVAAQRRAQSGDSLTYAVSSSVGNSVVGAVATAVSAQATVGVLCALAAGAALLVLRLPLQPVPAADRAGASIPNVLRTIARTKDLRDITIITYGNAFGLGSLLVLATTFARSEGLPGSVGPLLIAATGVGALLTALYFVARPLAWDVMYTARFCAVVSGVFIAAAPFAGVWGAVVAFLAVGACQSVLNTVSFAVRRDASPEHLRASVFVTMAGVKIAVSALGLGLAGLVPVEGVHLAFVVAGLASLVAGMAPRLRAEHRAPGAAPHTQKATTR